A genomic segment from Nematostella vectensis chromosome 6, jaNemVect1.1, whole genome shotgun sequence encodes:
- the LOC116604366 gene encoding PHD and RING finger domain-containing protein 1 isoform X2, translated as MANMESDSDLDYTQRKKFRRRIVNDDSTSDDYDDDSDDNNKLTPANTSRGKRKAHIAFESDEEESSEEFDVDDVGSDDDDDEVPDVNISDNDDATMSNSAQCPVCLMSLSEQKLGTPNSCMHVFCLECILEWSKNAVTCPVDRKEFSEIIVHSTKKGPILHRIPVEKVIEEEEWEDEPTYCEVCHDCDREDRLLLCDDCDKGYHMECLTSPLEFVPIEEWFCPICRPHGTEESGDEEGRRRGLRTRPSPSTASSANETNESGRTTHARTAASARGRGNRRGRTGTRSSTRGRSRSTATSRGRTRTRTSTRGRSHTSSREGTRSRSTRGRKTKSKNRRTKSSSKRKPRKKRRTKKSSTRRVKRARFEEDSYVNPFEGPARRGRTVKERLNEGLRGSGSGTDMGRIVSNCPFPSRLEPTLSFSLFGNSYSLEVSDSYDDRIADGDTVNTGCFQSGESSDVLGSILDGIEVLNDKHVTISRDGRVVKLNSHDLKSSRSSENSERRLLDRDSDIIRTLERKRVVSRDPTKVKALEILAAERAKRRTAFLQNDNIDFYECNDRLDCKKMKTEVRVRDSPEDDDYSFAHAHRFERRSVQSSRGTHREKTKPRPPLTFKSRFRIPKKNSSLQSATVKEKDSSKLLSSATANLKDHSSSSSEKKELTKNQSNSITKNSAIKTLTTDSSNPGTKVNAMSGSVPSFRTITDNGKSVLKAGVSIPKPEPIERSMSYLEVEKEKTDSTEHRKKLGALPKTITHTKNQSPSFSGTITHTKNQSPSFSGTITHTKNQSALGPGIITYDKSTGATGSTPKHLARLKSDVKVKQEKHDREGNNESSQPRQTCSSSPARSSESKTIVGSNNFDVEPSEVAKTCKVKTESVTELLGSRDQHSNNLAIIEMLRNRTCHMRALINPPPLPPLPNVRHPSSAPRNKEVQQSPKPRGHPETQVPQQPNILPPLNSYRAQSHASSTPLPVAVVLPTSSSSQGVQDSAGCSQNSADTQEKRDESRKKGIARLHFHKQVVDEVRSALRPFLRHKEISKDEYKNIFKRAVDKIKESNHQVDRGRVASLIKKYVKKIKGQRCQPSN; from the exons ATGGCTAACATGGAAAGTGATTCTGACTTGGATTACACCCAAAGGAAGAAATTCCGCAGGCGTATTGTAAATGATGATAGTACaagtgatgattatgatgatgacagtgatgacAACAATAAATTGACACCTGCTAATACTTCTCGGGGTAAGAGAAAGGCCCACATTGCCTTTGAAAGTGATGAAGAAGAGAGTTCAGAAGAATTTGATGTGGATGATGTTGgatctgatgatgatgatgatgaagtcCCAGATGTAAACATTTCTGACAATGATGATGCAACAATGTCCAACTCTGCACAATGTCCTGTCTGTCTGATGTCTTTGAGTGAGCAAAAGCTTGGTACACCAAACAGTTGTATGCATGTGTTCTGCTTGGAGTGTATATTAGAATGGTCCAAG AATGCTGTGACATGCCCAGTAGACAGGAAGGAATTCTCAGAGATTATTGTTCATTCAACAAAGAAAGGCCCTATCCTACACAGG ATTCCTGTGGAGAAGGTTATTGAAGAAGAAGAATGGGAAGATGAACCTACCTATTGTGAG GTTTGTCATGATTGTGATAGAGAAGACAGGCTGTTGCTTTGTGATGACTGTGACAAAGG ATATCACATGGAATGTTTGACATCCCCTCTCGAGTTCGTACCAATAGAGGAGTGGTTTTGTCCTATCTGCAGACCGCATGGCACTGAGGAGAGTGGTGATGAGGAAGGAAGGAGGAGAGGATTGAGGACTCGTCCTAGTCCATCCACAGCAAGCAGTGCTAATGAGACTAATGAATCTG GTAGGACGACCCATGCACGCACAGCAGCCTCGGCCCGAGGACGAGGCAATCGACGGGGAAGGACTGGGACAAGATCATCAACTCGCGGCCGGTCACGCTCAACTGCTACCAGCAGAGGGAGGACTAGGACTCGGACATCAACACGAGGACGTTCTCACACTTCAAGCCGCGAAGGGACTAGGTCTAGGTCGACACGTGGTCGCAAGACTAAATCTAAAAATAGGAGGACGAAGTCTAGCTCAAAGCGCAAACCGAGAAAAAAACGACGCACAAAGAAGTCTTCCACGAGACGAGTTAAAAGAGCTCGATTTGAAGAGGATTCATACGTGAACCCCTTTGAAGGACCTGCTAGACGGGGGCGCACTGTGAAAGAGAGACTTAATGAAGGTCTTAGGGGCTCTGGCAGCGGTACGGATATGGGGCGGATTGTTTCCAACTGTCCATTTCCAAGTAGACTGGAGCCCACATTGAGTTTTTCCCTTTTCGGCAACTCCTACTCACTGGAAGTGAGTGACAGTTATGACGATAGGATCGCCGATGGGGATACTGTAAATACCGGCTGTTTTCAGAG CGGAGAGTCATCAGATGTTCTGGGCTCAATCCTTGACGGAATAGAAGTCCTCAACGATAAACACGTAACCATATCACGTGACGGCCGCGTGGTCAAATTGAACTCACATGATCTTAAATCGTCACGCAGTTCTGAAAACTCAGAAAGACGGCTGTTAGACAGGGACTCAGACATCATTCGAACTTTGGAGCGAAAGCGAGTTGTTTCACGGGACCCGACCAAGGTAAAAGCTCTTGAAATCCTGGCTGCTGAAAGAGCAAAAAGGCGAACAGCTTTCTTACAAAATGATAACATTGATTTTTACGAATGCAACGATCGCCTCGATTGTAAAAAGATGAAGACAGAAGTTCGCGTTCGCGATTCCCCTGAAGACGATGATTATTCatttgcgcatgcgcatcGTTTTGAAAGGCGTTCTGTACAATCCAGTAGAGGTACCCATCGTGAAAAAACAAAACCCCGGCCTCCCTTGACGTTTAAAAGTCGCTTTAGAATCCCTAAAAAGAACTCAAGTCTGCAAAGTGCAACCGTTAAGGAAAAGGATTCTTCAAAATTACTCAGTTCCGCAACAGCAAATTTAAAAGACCATTCATCATCGAgctctgaaaaaaaggaactTACTAAAAACCAATCGAACTCTATAACAAAGAATTCTGCGATAAAGACACTCACAACAGATTCATCAAACCCTGGAACAAAAGTTAACGCAATGAGTGGATCAGTACCAAGCTTTCGAACAATTACTGATAACGGCAAATCAGTGTTGAAAGCCGGAGTCAGTATTCCGAAGCCAGAACCCATTGAAAGGTCAATGTCCTATCTAGAAGTAGAGAAAGAAAAGACTGACTCTACCGAACATCGGAAGAAATTAGGCGCGCTCCCTAAAACAATAACAC ATACCAAGAACCAATCACCATCGTTCTCTGGAACAATAACACATACCAAGAACCAATCACCATCGTTCTCTGGAACAATAACACATACCAAGAACCAATCAGCGCTAGGCCCTGGAATAATAACTTATGACAAGAGCACCGGAGCTACAGGCTCAACGCCAAAACACCTGGCGAGATTAAAGAGCGATGTTAAagttaaacaagaaaaacatgatCGTGAGGGAAATAATGAAAGCAGTCAACCCAGACAAACTTGTAGCTCAAGTCCAGCCAGAAGCAGTGAAAGCAAAACTATCGTCGGAAGTAATAATTTTGATGTCGAGCCTTCCGAAGTCGCGAAAACTTGTAAGGTGAAGACAGAAAGCGTGACTGAATTGCTAGGTTCACGTGATCAGCATAGTAATAACTTGGCCATCATCGAAATGCTGCGCAACAGAACGTGTCACATGCGAGCTTTAATCAATCCACCCCCTCTGCCACCGCTACCAAATGTTCGCCATCCGAGCTCCGCACCCAGGAATAAAGAAGTCCAACAATCTCCTAAGCCACGTGGTCACCCTGAAACTCAGGTACCCCAACAGCCCAACATCCTTCCACCTCTGAATTCCTACAGAGCCCAATCACATGCATCCAGTACACCCCTGCCGGTTGCTGTGGTCCTCCCCACGTCTTCTAGCTCACAAGGGGTCCAAGATAGTGCAGGCTGCAGCCAGAATTCTGCTGATACGCAGGAAAAGAGAGACGAGAGCCGGAAAAAG gGCATTGCACGACTACACTTCCATAAGCAAGTCGTTGACGAGGTACGATCCGCCCTAAGGCCTTTCTTGAGGCATAAAGAGATAAGCAAAGACGAGTACAAGAACATCTTCAAGCGAGCTGTTGACAAG ATTAAGGAGTCCAACCATCAAGTCGATCGCGGGCGCGTCGCTTCACTTATCAAGAAATACGTCAAGAAGATTAAGGGACAGCGGTGTCAGCCCTCCAACTAG
- the LOC116604366 gene encoding uncharacterized protein DDB_G0287625 isoform X4, translating into MANMESDSDLDYTQRKKFRRRIVNDDSTSDDYDDDSDDNNKLTPANTSRGKRKAHIAFESDEEESSEEFDVDDVGSDDDDDEVPDVNISDNDDATMSNSAQCPVCLMSLSEQKLGTPNSCMHVFCLECILEWSKNAVTCPVDRKEFSEIIVHSTKKGPILHRIPVEKVIEEEEWEDEPTYCEVCHDCDREDRLLLCDDCDKGPHGTEESGDEEGRRRGLRTRPSPSTASSANETNESGRTTHARTAASARGRGNRRGRTGTRSSTRGRSRSTATSRGRTRTRTSTRGRSHTSSREGTRSRSTRGRKTKSKNRRTKSSSKRKPRKKRRTKKSSTRRVKRARFEEDSYVNPFEGPARRGRTVKERLNEGLRGSGSGTDMGRIVSNCPFPSRLEPTLSFSLFGNSYSLEVSDSYDDRIADGDTVNTGCFQSGESSDVLGSILDGIEVLNDKHVTISRDGRVVKLNSHDLKSSRSSENSERRLLDRDSDIIRTLERKRVVSRDPTKVKALEILAAERAKRRTAFLQNDNIDFYECNDRLDCKKMKTEVRVRDSPEDDDYSFAHAHRFERRSVQSSRGTHREKTKPRPPLTFKSRFRIPKKNSSLQSATVKEKDSSKLLSSATANLKDHSSSSSEKKELTKNQSNSITKNSAIKTLTTDSSNPGTKVNAMSGSVPSFRTITDNGKSVLKAGVSIPKPEPIERSMSYLEVEKEKTDSTEHRKKLGALPKTITHTKNQSPSFSGTITHTKNQSPSFSGTITHTKNQSPSFSGTITHTKNQSALGPGIITYDKSTGATGSTPKHLARLKSDVKVKQEKHDREGNNESSQPRQTCSSSPARSSESKTIVGSNNFDVEPSEVAKTCKVKTESVTELLGSRDQHSNNLAIIEMLRNRTCHMRALINPPPLPPLPNVRHPSSAPRNKEVQQSPKPRGHPETQVPQQPNILPPLNSYRAQSHASSTPLPVAVVLPTSSSSQGVQDSAGCSQNSADTQEKRDESRKKGIARLHFHKQVVDEVRSALRPFLRHKEISKDEYKNIFKRAVDKIKESNHQVDRGRVASLIKKYVKKIKGQRCQPSN; encoded by the exons ATGGCTAACATGGAAAGTGATTCTGACTTGGATTACACCCAAAGGAAGAAATTCCGCAGGCGTATTGTAAATGATGATAGTACaagtgatgattatgatgatgacagtgatgacAACAATAAATTGACACCTGCTAATACTTCTCGGGGTAAGAGAAAGGCCCACATTGCCTTTGAAAGTGATGAAGAAGAGAGTTCAGAAGAATTTGATGTGGATGATGTTGgatctgatgatgatgatgatgaagtcCCAGATGTAAACATTTCTGACAATGATGATGCAACAATGTCCAACTCTGCACAATGTCCTGTCTGTCTGATGTCTTTGAGTGAGCAAAAGCTTGGTACACCAAACAGTTGTATGCATGTGTTCTGCTTGGAGTGTATATTAGAATGGTCCAAG AATGCTGTGACATGCCCAGTAGACAGGAAGGAATTCTCAGAGATTATTGTTCATTCAACAAAGAAAGGCCCTATCCTACACAGG ATTCCTGTGGAGAAGGTTATTGAAGAAGAAGAATGGGAAGATGAACCTACCTATTGTGAG GTTTGTCATGATTGTGATAGAGAAGACAGGCTGTTGCTTTGTGATGACTGTGACAAAGG ACCGCATGGCACTGAGGAGAGTGGTGATGAGGAAGGAAGGAGGAGAGGATTGAGGACTCGTCCTAGTCCATCCACAGCAAGCAGTGCTAATGAGACTAATGAATCTG GTAGGACGACCCATGCACGCACAGCAGCCTCGGCCCGAGGACGAGGCAATCGACGGGGAAGGACTGGGACAAGATCATCAACTCGCGGCCGGTCACGCTCAACTGCTACCAGCAGAGGGAGGACTAGGACTCGGACATCAACACGAGGACGTTCTCACACTTCAAGCCGCGAAGGGACTAGGTCTAGGTCGACACGTGGTCGCAAGACTAAATCTAAAAATAGGAGGACGAAGTCTAGCTCAAAGCGCAAACCGAGAAAAAAACGACGCACAAAGAAGTCTTCCACGAGACGAGTTAAAAGAGCTCGATTTGAAGAGGATTCATACGTGAACCCCTTTGAAGGACCTGCTAGACGGGGGCGCACTGTGAAAGAGAGACTTAATGAAGGTCTTAGGGGCTCTGGCAGCGGTACGGATATGGGGCGGATTGTTTCCAACTGTCCATTTCCAAGTAGACTGGAGCCCACATTGAGTTTTTCCCTTTTCGGCAACTCCTACTCACTGGAAGTGAGTGACAGTTATGACGATAGGATCGCCGATGGGGATACTGTAAATACCGGCTGTTTTCAGAG CGGAGAGTCATCAGATGTTCTGGGCTCAATCCTTGACGGAATAGAAGTCCTCAACGATAAACACGTAACCATATCACGTGACGGCCGCGTGGTCAAATTGAACTCACATGATCTTAAATCGTCACGCAGTTCTGAAAACTCAGAAAGACGGCTGTTAGACAGGGACTCAGACATCATTCGAACTTTGGAGCGAAAGCGAGTTGTTTCACGGGACCCGACCAAGGTAAAAGCTCTTGAAATCCTGGCTGCTGAAAGAGCAAAAAGGCGAACAGCTTTCTTACAAAATGATAACATTGATTTTTACGAATGCAACGATCGCCTCGATTGTAAAAAGATGAAGACAGAAGTTCGCGTTCGCGATTCCCCTGAAGACGATGATTATTCatttgcgcatgcgcatcGTTTTGAAAGGCGTTCTGTACAATCCAGTAGAGGTACCCATCGTGAAAAAACAAAACCCCGGCCTCCCTTGACGTTTAAAAGTCGCTTTAGAATCCCTAAAAAGAACTCAAGTCTGCAAAGTGCAACCGTTAAGGAAAAGGATTCTTCAAAATTACTCAGTTCCGCAACAGCAAATTTAAAAGACCATTCATCATCGAgctctgaaaaaaaggaactTACTAAAAACCAATCGAACTCTATAACAAAGAATTCTGCGATAAAGACACTCACAACAGATTCATCAAACCCTGGAACAAAAGTTAACGCAATGAGTGGATCAGTACCAAGCTTTCGAACAATTACTGATAACGGCAAATCAGTGTTGAAAGCCGGAGTCAGTATTCCGAAGCCAGAACCCATTGAAAGGTCAATGTCCTATCTAGAAGTAGAGAAAGAAAAGACTGACTCTACCGAACATCGGAAGAAATTAGGCGCGCTCCCTAAAACAATAACACATACCAAGAACCAATCACCATCGTTCTCTGGAACAATAACACATACCAAGAACCAATCACCATCGTTCTCTGGAACAATAACACATACCAAGAACCAATCACCATCGTTCTCTGGAACAATAACACATACCAAGAACCAATCAGCGCTAGGCCCTGGAATAATAACTTATGACAAGAGCACCGGAGCTACAGGCTCAACGCCAAAACACCTGGCGAGATTAAAGAGCGATGTTAAagttaaacaagaaaaacatgatCGTGAGGGAAATAATGAAAGCAGTCAACCCAGACAAACTTGTAGCTCAAGTCCAGCCAGAAGCAGTGAAAGCAAAACTATCGTCGGAAGTAATAATTTTGATGTCGAGCCTTCCGAAGTCGCGAAAACTTGTAAGGTGAAGACAGAAAGCGTGACTGAATTGCTAGGTTCACGTGATCAGCATAGTAATAACTTGGCCATCATCGAAATGCTGCGCAACAGAACGTGTCACATGCGAGCTTTAATCAATCCACCCCCTCTGCCACCGCTACCAAATGTTCGCCATCCGAGCTCCGCACCCAGGAATAAAGAAGTCCAACAATCTCCTAAGCCACGTGGTCACCCTGAAACTCAGGTACCCCAACAGCCCAACATCCTTCCACCTCTGAATTCCTACAGAGCCCAATCACATGCATCCAGTACACCCCTGCCGGTTGCTGTGGTCCTCCCCACGTCTTCTAGCTCACAAGGGGTCCAAGATAGTGCAGGCTGCAGCCAGAATTCTGCTGATACGCAGGAAAAGAGAGACGAGAGCCGGAAAAAG gGCATTGCACGACTACACTTCCATAAGCAAGTCGTTGACGAGGTACGATCCGCCCTAAGGCCTTTCTTGAGGCATAAAGAGATAAGCAAAGACGAGTACAAGAACATCTTCAAGCGAGCTGTTGACAAG ATTAAGGAGTCCAACCATCAAGTCGATCGCGGGCGCGTCGCTTCACTTATCAAGAAATACGTCAAGAAGATTAAGGGACAGCGGTGTCAGCCCTCCAACTAG
- the LOC116604366 gene encoding uncharacterized protein DDB_G0287625 isoform X1, producing MANMESDSDLDYTQRKKFRRRIVNDDSTSDDYDDDSDDNNKLTPANTSRGKRKAHIAFESDEEESSEEFDVDDVGSDDDDDEVPDVNISDNDDATMSNSAQCPVCLMSLSEQKLGTPNSCMHVFCLECILEWSKNAVTCPVDRKEFSEIIVHSTKKGPILHRIPVEKVIEEEEWEDEPTYCEVCHDCDREDRLLLCDDCDKGYHMECLTSPLEFVPIEEWFCPICRPHGTEESGDEEGRRRGLRTRPSPSTASSANETNESGRTTHARTAASARGRGNRRGRTGTRSSTRGRSRSTATSRGRTRTRTSTRGRSHTSSREGTRSRSTRGRKTKSKNRRTKSSSKRKPRKKRRTKKSSTRRVKRARFEEDSYVNPFEGPARRGRTVKERLNEGLRGSGSGTDMGRIVSNCPFPSRLEPTLSFSLFGNSYSLEVSDSYDDRIADGDTVNTGCFQSGESSDVLGSILDGIEVLNDKHVTISRDGRVVKLNSHDLKSSRSSENSERRLLDRDSDIIRTLERKRVVSRDPTKVKALEILAAERAKRRTAFLQNDNIDFYECNDRLDCKKMKTEVRVRDSPEDDDYSFAHAHRFERRSVQSSRGTHREKTKPRPPLTFKSRFRIPKKNSSLQSATVKEKDSSKLLSSATANLKDHSSSSSEKKELTKNQSNSITKNSAIKTLTTDSSNPGTKVNAMSGSVPSFRTITDNGKSVLKAGVSIPKPEPIERSMSYLEVEKEKTDSTEHRKKLGALPKTITHTKNQSPSFSGTITHTKNQSPSFSGTITHTKNQSPSFSGTITHTKNQSALGPGIITYDKSTGATGSTPKHLARLKSDVKVKQEKHDREGNNESSQPRQTCSSSPARSSESKTIVGSNNFDVEPSEVAKTCKVKTESVTELLGSRDQHSNNLAIIEMLRNRTCHMRALINPPPLPPLPNVRHPSSAPRNKEVQQSPKPRGHPETQVPQQPNILPPLNSYRAQSHASSTPLPVAVVLPTSSSSQGVQDSAGCSQNSADTQEKRDESRKKGIARLHFHKQVVDEVRSALRPFLRHKEISKDEYKNIFKRAVDKIKESNHQVDRGRVASLIKKYVKKIKGQRCQPSN from the exons ATGGCTAACATGGAAAGTGATTCTGACTTGGATTACACCCAAAGGAAGAAATTCCGCAGGCGTATTGTAAATGATGATAGTACaagtgatgattatgatgatgacagtgatgacAACAATAAATTGACACCTGCTAATACTTCTCGGGGTAAGAGAAAGGCCCACATTGCCTTTGAAAGTGATGAAGAAGAGAGTTCAGAAGAATTTGATGTGGATGATGTTGgatctgatgatgatgatgatgaagtcCCAGATGTAAACATTTCTGACAATGATGATGCAACAATGTCCAACTCTGCACAATGTCCTGTCTGTCTGATGTCTTTGAGTGAGCAAAAGCTTGGTACACCAAACAGTTGTATGCATGTGTTCTGCTTGGAGTGTATATTAGAATGGTCCAAG AATGCTGTGACATGCCCAGTAGACAGGAAGGAATTCTCAGAGATTATTGTTCATTCAACAAAGAAAGGCCCTATCCTACACAGG ATTCCTGTGGAGAAGGTTATTGAAGAAGAAGAATGGGAAGATGAACCTACCTATTGTGAG GTTTGTCATGATTGTGATAGAGAAGACAGGCTGTTGCTTTGTGATGACTGTGACAAAGG ATATCACATGGAATGTTTGACATCCCCTCTCGAGTTCGTACCAATAGAGGAGTGGTTTTGTCCTATCTGCAGACCGCATGGCACTGAGGAGAGTGGTGATGAGGAAGGAAGGAGGAGAGGATTGAGGACTCGTCCTAGTCCATCCACAGCAAGCAGTGCTAATGAGACTAATGAATCTG GTAGGACGACCCATGCACGCACAGCAGCCTCGGCCCGAGGACGAGGCAATCGACGGGGAAGGACTGGGACAAGATCATCAACTCGCGGCCGGTCACGCTCAACTGCTACCAGCAGAGGGAGGACTAGGACTCGGACATCAACACGAGGACGTTCTCACACTTCAAGCCGCGAAGGGACTAGGTCTAGGTCGACACGTGGTCGCAAGACTAAATCTAAAAATAGGAGGACGAAGTCTAGCTCAAAGCGCAAACCGAGAAAAAAACGACGCACAAAGAAGTCTTCCACGAGACGAGTTAAAAGAGCTCGATTTGAAGAGGATTCATACGTGAACCCCTTTGAAGGACCTGCTAGACGGGGGCGCACTGTGAAAGAGAGACTTAATGAAGGTCTTAGGGGCTCTGGCAGCGGTACGGATATGGGGCGGATTGTTTCCAACTGTCCATTTCCAAGTAGACTGGAGCCCACATTGAGTTTTTCCCTTTTCGGCAACTCCTACTCACTGGAAGTGAGTGACAGTTATGACGATAGGATCGCCGATGGGGATACTGTAAATACCGGCTGTTTTCAGAG CGGAGAGTCATCAGATGTTCTGGGCTCAATCCTTGACGGAATAGAAGTCCTCAACGATAAACACGTAACCATATCACGTGACGGCCGCGTGGTCAAATTGAACTCACATGATCTTAAATCGTCACGCAGTTCTGAAAACTCAGAAAGACGGCTGTTAGACAGGGACTCAGACATCATTCGAACTTTGGAGCGAAAGCGAGTTGTTTCACGGGACCCGACCAAGGTAAAAGCTCTTGAAATCCTGGCTGCTGAAAGAGCAAAAAGGCGAACAGCTTTCTTACAAAATGATAACATTGATTTTTACGAATGCAACGATCGCCTCGATTGTAAAAAGATGAAGACAGAAGTTCGCGTTCGCGATTCCCCTGAAGACGATGATTATTCatttgcgcatgcgcatcGTTTTGAAAGGCGTTCTGTACAATCCAGTAGAGGTACCCATCGTGAAAAAACAAAACCCCGGCCTCCCTTGACGTTTAAAAGTCGCTTTAGAATCCCTAAAAAGAACTCAAGTCTGCAAAGTGCAACCGTTAAGGAAAAGGATTCTTCAAAATTACTCAGTTCCGCAACAGCAAATTTAAAAGACCATTCATCATCGAgctctgaaaaaaaggaactTACTAAAAACCAATCGAACTCTATAACAAAGAATTCTGCGATAAAGACACTCACAACAGATTCATCAAACCCTGGAACAAAAGTTAACGCAATGAGTGGATCAGTACCAAGCTTTCGAACAATTACTGATAACGGCAAATCAGTGTTGAAAGCCGGAGTCAGTATTCCGAAGCCAGAACCCATTGAAAGGTCAATGTCCTATCTAGAAGTAGAGAAAGAAAAGACTGACTCTACCGAACATCGGAAGAAATTAGGCGCGCTCCCTAAAACAATAACACATACCAAGAACCAATCACCATCGTTCTCTGGAACAATAACACATACCAAGAACCAATCACCATCGTTCTCTGGAACAATAACACATACCAAGAACCAATCACCATCGTTCTCTGGAACAATAACACATACCAAGAACCAATCAGCGCTAGGCCCTGGAATAATAACTTATGACAAGAGCACCGGAGCTACAGGCTCAACGCCAAAACACCTGGCGAGATTAAAGAGCGATGTTAAagttaaacaagaaaaacatgatCGTGAGGGAAATAATGAAAGCAGTCAACCCAGACAAACTTGTAGCTCAAGTCCAGCCAGAAGCAGTGAAAGCAAAACTATCGTCGGAAGTAATAATTTTGATGTCGAGCCTTCCGAAGTCGCGAAAACTTGTAAGGTGAAGACAGAAAGCGTGACTGAATTGCTAGGTTCACGTGATCAGCATAGTAATAACTTGGCCATCATCGAAATGCTGCGCAACAGAACGTGTCACATGCGAGCTTTAATCAATCCACCCCCTCTGCCACCGCTACCAAATGTTCGCCATCCGAGCTCCGCACCCAGGAATAAAGAAGTCCAACAATCTCCTAAGCCACGTGGTCACCCTGAAACTCAGGTACCCCAACAGCCCAACATCCTTCCACCTCTGAATTCCTACAGAGCCCAATCACATGCATCCAGTACACCCCTGCCGGTTGCTGTGGTCCTCCCCACGTCTTCTAGCTCACAAGGGGTCCAAGATAGTGCAGGCTGCAGCCAGAATTCTGCTGATACGCAGGAAAAGAGAGACGAGAGCCGGAAAAAG gGCATTGCACGACTACACTTCCATAAGCAAGTCGTTGACGAGGTACGATCCGCCCTAAGGCCTTTCTTGAGGCATAAAGAGATAAGCAAAGACGAGTACAAGAACATCTTCAAGCGAGCTGTTGACAAG ATTAAGGAGTCCAACCATCAAGTCGATCGCGGGCGCGTCGCTTCACTTATCAAGAAATACGTCAAGAAGATTAAGGGACAGCGGTGTCAGCCCTCCAACTAG